The following are encoded in a window of Phaseolus vulgaris cultivar G19833 chromosome 3, P. vulgaris v2.0, whole genome shotgun sequence genomic DNA:
- the LOC137806286 gene encoding uncharacterized protein isoform X1, with translation MTQNSILNHSRALEGVHGVQVAPHSPFDLTETTQSGDFRTSTGRSSTTEANQQLLMQRLWHQRPACLRPIHCSISCHGDQNLAERFANVITSIPFIALGIHAPRKNVNSKLYANSLIGVGVASSVYHSSRGRLRKFLRWVDYTMIATTTVCLSMAIRNENPKLLMAASAIFLPVNPMMVSVIHTGMMEVAFAKRALKDPDLRMAHTVHKMSSLLGGMLFVADDLFPKTPYLHAAWHLAAAVGVGTCNKLLE, from the exons ATGACTCAAAACAGCATACTGAATCACAGTAGAGCCCTTGAGGGTGTCCATGGAGTCCAAGTGGCACCTCACTCACCGTTTGACTTGACAGAAACTACTCAAAGTGGGGACTTTCGTACTTCAACAGGCCGATCGTCAACTACTGAAGCAAATCAGCAGCTGCTAATGCA AAGACTGTGGCACCAGAGACCAGCATGCTTAAGACCCATCCATTGTAGTATTAGTTGTCATG GTGATCAGAATCTTGCTGAAAGGTTTGCTAATGTGATTACTTCAATTCCTTTTATAGCTCTTGGAATCCATGCCCCCAG GAAGAATGTCAATTCAAAGTTGTATGCTAATTCACTAATTGGAGTTGGAGTGGCCTCAAGCGTGTATCATTCTTCTAGAGGAAGGTTGAGGAAATTTTTGAGATGGGTTGACTACACAATGATAGCCACAACAACTGTT TGTTTGTCAATGGCCATCAGAAATGAGAATCCCAAGTTACTGATGGCAGCGTCTGCAATATTTCTTCCAGTTAATCCGATGATGGTTTCAGTTATTCACACTGGGATGATGGAG GTAGCATTTGCTAAAAGGGCATTGAAGGATCCAGACTTGAGGATGGCTCACACAGTTCATAAGATGTCGTCATTACTTGGTGGTATGCTTTTTGTAGCTGATGATTTATTTCCTAAAACTCCTTACCTTCATGCTGCATGGCATCTTGCTGCTGCTGTTGGTGTTGGCACCTGCAATAAGCTTCTTGAGTAA
- the LOC137806286 gene encoding uncharacterized protein isoform X2 → MTQNSILNHSRALEGVHGVQVAPHSPFDLTETTQSGDFRTSTGRSSTTEANQQLLMQLWHQRPACLRPIHCSISCHGDQNLAERFANVITSIPFIALGIHAPRKNVNSKLYANSLIGVGVASSVYHSSRGRLRKFLRWVDYTMIATTTVCLSMAIRNENPKLLMAASAIFLPVNPMMVSVIHTGMMEVAFAKRALKDPDLRMAHTVHKMSSLLGGMLFVADDLFPKTPYLHAAWHLAAAVGVGTCNKLLE, encoded by the exons ATGACTCAAAACAGCATACTGAATCACAGTAGAGCCCTTGAGGGTGTCCATGGAGTCCAAGTGGCACCTCACTCACCGTTTGACTTGACAGAAACTACTCAAAGTGGGGACTTTCGTACTTCAACAGGCCGATCGTCAACTACTGAAGCAAATCAGCAGCTGCTAATGCA ACTGTGGCACCAGAGACCAGCATGCTTAAGACCCATCCATTGTAGTATTAGTTGTCATG GTGATCAGAATCTTGCTGAAAGGTTTGCTAATGTGATTACTTCAATTCCTTTTATAGCTCTTGGAATCCATGCCCCCAG GAAGAATGTCAATTCAAAGTTGTATGCTAATTCACTAATTGGAGTTGGAGTGGCCTCAAGCGTGTATCATTCTTCTAGAGGAAGGTTGAGGAAATTTTTGAGATGGGTTGACTACACAATGATAGCCACAACAACTGTT TGTTTGTCAATGGCCATCAGAAATGAGAATCCCAAGTTACTGATGGCAGCGTCTGCAATATTTCTTCCAGTTAATCCGATGATGGTTTCAGTTATTCACACTGGGATGATGGAG GTAGCATTTGCTAAAAGGGCATTGAAGGATCCAGACTTGAGGATGGCTCACACAGTTCATAAGATGTCGTCATTACTTGGTGGTATGCTTTTTGTAGCTGATGATTTATTTCCTAAAACTCCTTACCTTCATGCTGCATGGCATCTTGCTGCTGCTGTTGGTGTTGGCACCTGCAATAAGCTTCTTGAGTAA
- the LOC137806287 gene encoding uncharacterized protein At4g22758 encodes MLLIKQKKNQNVRRFLISINVLGSAGPIRFLVNEEDHVAAVIETALKSYAREGRLPLLGTDNAGFSLYCPHLGPDALRPWDTIGSHGARNFTLCRKAANADEAAVDDGSGPTAALPRRGSGTWRSWFNKSLNLKISSH; translated from the exons ATGTTGTTGATCAAGCAGAAGAAGAACCAGAACGTGAGGAGGTTCCTCATCAGCATCAACGTGCTGGGGAGTGCAGGCCCCATTCGGTTCCTCGTGAACGAGGAGGACCACGTCGCAGCGGTTATCGAGACAGCGCTCAAGAGTTACGCGCGGGAGGGGCGCCTTCCTCTGCTTGGAACTGACAACGCTGGATTCTCTCTCTATTGCCCTCATCTTGGACCTGATG CTCTGAGGCCGTGGGATACAATTGGATCACATGGGGCGAGGAATTTCACGCTCTGCAGGAAGGCGGCGAATGCGGATGAGGCGGCAGTTGATGACGGAAGTGGGCCCACCGCCGCACTTCCGCGGCGGGGAAGTGGCACTTGGAGGTCTTGGTTCAACAAGTCCCTCAACCTCAAGATCTCTTCCCATTAA
- the LOC137805756 gene encoding protein C2-DOMAIN ABA-RELATED 9-like, whose amino-acid sequence MDNSILGLLKLRIKRGIDLAIRDAIKGRASDPYVVVNMGDQKLKTSVIKNNCNPEWNEERTISIKDVTTPIRLAVYDKDTFSGDDKMGDADIDLKPYIQCVQRGLSNLPEGSVVATIQPDETNCLAKESTCIWRDENIIQEMVLRLRNVESGEILVEIEWVDVIGCKGLSHLQL is encoded by the exons ATGGACAATAGTATTCTGGGTCTTCTCAAACTTCGAATTAAAAGAGGTATTGATCTTGCAATTCGTGATGCCATTAAAGGACGTGCCAGTGACCCTTATGTCGTCGTCAACATGGGTGATCAG AAGCTAAAGACTAGTGTTATAAAAAACAACTGCAATCCTGAGTGGAACGAAGAAAGGACCATTTCTATAAAGGACGTTACAACCCCAATACGTCTG GCAGTTTATGACAAAGACACATTCTCAGGGGATGACAAAATGGGAGATGCAGATATAGACTTAAAACCATATATTCAGTGTGTGCAAAGAGGGTTAAGTAACCTCCCAGAGGGTTCTGTAGTGGCCACGATTCAACCAGATGAAACTAATTGTCTTGCCAAAGAAAGCACCTGCATTTGGCGAGACGAAAACATCATCCAAGAAATGGTTTTGAGACTTAGAAATGTTGAGAGTGGGGAAATACTTGTGGAAATTGAGTGGGTTGATGTTATTGGTTGCAAGGGCTTATCACATCTACAACTTTGA